One window from the genome of Candidatus Didemnitutus sp. encodes:
- a CDS encoding glycosyltransferase, with the protein MPDSAAPRFHIDSPGSWRPEVVGLEIVGWLYPGENGACLDIRARVDRRPYLGLYGLERPDTQQVFGDSVAALRTGFIQRVVVWRGARELALDYHDGTAWREFFRTALDTSALPASATKPPKLLRAAIVYQTLHYLYRHFHQAGWRTIRDETEAVLREVLIPTTDVVIGDRFVGHIENPGYWINAGYGKFRVTGWIFGVGRHISQLSATTGVLTENRLVFPKDRPDVAAHRTDHANALKSGYYGLVDIRADTPSPANLKIFAETGDGTRPLAFARRMYLDRRDEHSGPVQIYRPFLFAQVVAALLRARALGRFQFDSWPEARAEIARLKAHLSSSLGRGEPRKVPAVVARRRDQDPYARWCWHNRLTPRLRAVLQQDADALVKAGGPLISVVVPAYNTPEKYLRELLDCLRQQIYPRWELCIADDASPKPHVRRILEEAAKTDARIKPVFRAENGHIARATNSALDVATGEFIALLDHDDVLPHDALLHVAQAISRHPTVGYLYTDEDKIDDTGRRFDPQFKGGWSPEMAITHNYTHHLTVIHRDIVERAGRLRPEFNGAQDIDLFLRCWELIADRDVVHVPFIGYHWRAHAESTASRGDQKGYLFAAARNGIAEAVARRQLRAEPVLPEFAQNYALCLHQLKWDTALLAENPVTIVIPSKNRPDLLAKCLDSLARTTPRDHVKVIVVDDCSDEPAALDYLAALPARPDLRVEVLRAPANGGVFNYSRLVNLGTARADTPLVLHLNNDVEALTPGWLEDMVGWMSVPGVGVVGATLVYPDGTLNHAGISLSREDGLPHVLFEREPVDDLGYLFLPHAARNVAAVTGACLLTRTSLYRELHGFDEEQLQVAYNDVDFCLRAGVAGHRTVVTPQAVLRHIGSASRGNTYAEREHLAYIARHGAARDPYHSQSLDFPPRNLPLNPYHQRYAQTARPFRALVVTHNLKFEGAPIFIFELARFLAEQPGVTVRVVSPEDGPLRTRFESAGLPVEVWDTTAFGAAKTPDDFQRALAAFAQAHSCTGDDVIIANTMLTYWAIQLAHRLGKPSAFYIHESNTVKRFFSSPHATALPDVVEDSFRRAHRVVFTARSTHDIHEALNNEDNFRTLASWVDFDRIDRFAATHDRAALRRKHGLDPDAVIVTNIGSVCERKGQHIYIRGIDLLRKELATLFPGRKIQWVMVGARDGLYMEALQEDIQLMGLQEVKIFRETPDIYDFYHLSDLLVCTSFEESFPRVILEAMVFGTRIVSTDVNGIAEMLTNTDEAYLVPAGDPFKLAAALKAALADHFAGNNKMISMARARAARHYHHARALPRHLEVIREAWLG; encoded by the coding sequence CGGCGACAGCGTCGCCGCGCTCCGCACCGGCTTCATCCAACGCGTGGTCGTCTGGCGCGGCGCACGCGAACTCGCGCTCGATTACCACGACGGCACCGCGTGGCGGGAATTCTTCCGCACCGCGCTCGACACCTCCGCGCTGCCCGCGTCAGCCACGAAACCGCCCAAGCTCCTCCGCGCGGCCATCGTCTACCAGACGCTCCACTACCTCTACCGCCACTTCCACCAAGCGGGCTGGCGCACCATTCGCGACGAGACGGAAGCCGTCCTCCGCGAAGTCCTCATCCCCACGACCGACGTCGTCATCGGCGACCGCTTCGTCGGCCACATCGAAAATCCCGGCTATTGGATCAACGCCGGCTACGGCAAATTCCGCGTCACCGGTTGGATCTTCGGCGTCGGTCGCCACATCTCCCAACTCAGCGCCACCACCGGCGTCCTCACGGAAAATCGTCTCGTGTTTCCGAAGGACCGCCCCGACGTCGCCGCGCACCGCACCGACCACGCCAACGCGCTCAAGTCCGGCTACTACGGCCTCGTCGACATCCGCGCCGACACGCCCAGTCCAGCCAACCTGAAAATCTTCGCCGAGACCGGCGACGGCACGCGCCCGCTCGCCTTCGCCCGCCGCATGTATCTCGACCGCCGCGACGAACATTCGGGCCCGGTGCAGATTTACCGCCCGTTTCTCTTCGCCCAAGTCGTCGCCGCGCTCCTGCGCGCCCGTGCGCTCGGCCGTTTCCAGTTCGACAGCTGGCCCGAGGCGCGCGCCGAGATCGCGCGCCTCAAAGCGCACCTCTCTTCCAGCCTCGGCCGCGGCGAACCGCGCAAAGTCCCCGCCGTCGTCGCCCGCCGTCGCGACCAGGATCCCTACGCGCGCTGGTGCTGGCACAACCGCCTCACCCCGCGCCTCCGCGCCGTGCTCCAACAGGATGCCGACGCGCTCGTGAAAGCCGGCGGCCCGCTGATCAGCGTCGTCGTCCCCGCCTACAACACACCGGAAAAATATCTCCGCGAACTCCTCGATTGCCTCCGGCAGCAGATCTACCCGCGCTGGGAACTCTGCATCGCCGACGACGCCTCGCCGAAGCCGCACGTCCGCCGCATCCTCGAGGAAGCCGCCAAAACCGACGCGCGCATCAAACCGGTCTTCCGCGCGGAAAACGGCCACATCGCGCGCGCCACCAATTCCGCCCTCGACGTCGCCACCGGCGAATTCATCGCGCTCCTCGATCACGACGACGTCCTGCCGCACGACGCGCTGCTCCACGTCGCGCAAGCCATCTCCCGTCACCCCACCGTCGGCTACCTCTACACCGACGAGGACAAAATCGACGACACCGGCCGCCGCTTCGATCCGCAGTTCAAGGGCGGCTGGTCGCCCGAGATGGCGATCACGCACAACTACACGCACCACCTCACGGTCATCCACCGCGACATCGTCGAACGCGCCGGCCGACTCCGCCCCGAGTTCAACGGCGCGCAGGACATCGATCTCTTCCTCCGTTGCTGGGAGCTCATCGCCGACCGCGACGTCGTGCACGTGCCGTTCATCGGCTACCATTGGCGCGCGCACGCCGAGAGCACCGCGAGCCGCGGCGACCAAAAGGGCTACCTCTTCGCCGCCGCGCGCAACGGCATCGCCGAGGCCGTCGCGCGGCGCCAGCTCCGCGCCGAGCCGGTGCTCCCCGAGTTCGCGCAAAACTACGCGCTCTGCCTCCACCAGTTGAAATGGGACACCGCGCTCCTCGCCGAGAATCCGGTGACCATCGTCATCCCGTCGAAGAACCGGCCCGACCTGCTCGCCAAGTGCCTCGACTCCCTCGCGCGCACCACGCCGCGCGACCACGTGAAGGTCATCGTCGTCGACGACTGTTCCGACGAACCGGCCGCGCTCGACTACCTCGCCGCGCTGCCCGCGCGTCCCGACCTCCGCGTCGAAGTGCTGCGCGCGCCCGCCAACGGCGGCGTCTTCAACTACTCGCGCCTCGTCAACCTCGGCACCGCGCGCGCGGACACGCCGCTCGTGCTGCACCTCAACAACGACGTCGAAGCGCTCACGCCCGGCTGGCTCGAGGACATGGTCGGCTGGATGTCCGTCCCCGGCGTCGGCGTCGTGGGTGCCACGCTCGTGTATCCCGACGGCACGCTCAACCACGCGGGCATTTCGCTCAGCCGCGAGGACGGCCTGCCGCACGTGCTCTTCGAGCGCGAGCCGGTCGACGACCTCGGCTATCTCTTCCTGCCGCACGCCGCGCGCAACGTCGCCGCCGTCACCGGTGCCTGCCTGCTCACGCGCACGTCGCTCTACCGCGAGTTGCACGGCTTCGACGAGGAACAACTCCAAGTCGCCTACAACGACGTCGATTTCTGTCTCCGCGCCGGCGTCGCCGGTCACCGCACGGTCGTCACGCCGCAAGCCGTCCTCCGCCACATCGGCAGCGCGTCGCGCGGCAACACCTACGCCGAACGCGAGCACCTCGCCTACATCGCCCGCCACGGCGCCGCCCGCGATCCCTATCACAGCCAGTCGCTCGACTTCCCACCGCGCAACCTGCCGCTCAATCCCTACCACCAGCGCTACGCGCAAACCGCGCGCCCGTTCCGCGCGCTTGTCGTCACGCACAACCTCAAGTTCGAAGGCGCGCCGATCTTCATCTTCGAACTCGCCCGCTTCCTCGCCGAGCAACCGGGCGTGACGGTCCGCGTCGTTTCGCCTGAGGACGGCCCGCTGCGCACGCGCTTCGAATCCGCCGGCCTGCCGGTCGAGGTCTGGGACACCACCGCGTTCGGCGCCGCGAAGACGCCCGACGATTTCCAGCGCGCGCTCGCGGCCTTCGCGCAGGCGCATTCCTGCACCGGCGACGATGTCATCATCGCCAACACGATGCTCACCTACTGGGCGATCCAACTCGCGCATCGTCTCGGCAAACCCAGCGCGTTCTACATCCACGAGAGCAACACCGTGAAACGCTTCTTCTCCTCGCCGCACGCCACCGCGTTGCCGGACGTGGTCGAGGACTCGTTCCGTCGGGCTCACCGCGTCGTCTTCACCGCGCGCTCGACGCACGACATCCACGAGGCGCTGAACAACGAGGACAACTTCCGCACGCTCGCCAGTTGGGTCGACTTCGACCGTATCGACCGCTTCGCCGCCACGCACGACCGCGCCGCGCTGCGTCGCAAACACGGGCTCGACCCCGACGCCGTCATCGTCACCAACATCGGCTCCGTCTGCGAACGCAAGGGCCAGCACATCTACATCCGCGGCATCGATCTCCTCCGCAAGGAACTCGCGACGCTCTTCCCCGGCCGAAAAATCCAGTGGGTGATGGTCGGCGCACGCGATGGCCTCTACATGGAGGCGTTGCAGGAGGACATTCAACTCATGGGCCTGCAGGAAGTGAAAATCTTCCGCGAGACGCCCGACATCTACGATTTCTATCACCTCTCCGATCTGCTCGTCTGCACGAGCTTCGAGGAGTCGTTCCCGCGCGTTATCCTCGAAGCGATGGTCTTCGGCACCCGCATCGTCAGCACCGACGTCAATGGCATCGCCGAGATGCTGACCAACACCGACGAAGCCTACCTCGTGCCCGCGGGCGACCCCTTCAAGCTCGCCGCCGCGCTCAAAGCCGCGCTCGCCGACCACTTCGCCGGCAACAACAAGATGATCTCCATGGCCCGCGCCCGCGCCGCCCGCCACTACCATCACGCCCGCGCCCTGCCGCGCCACCTCGAGGTGATTCGCGAAGCCTGGCTCGGCTGA
- a CDS encoding glycosyltransferase family 4 protein: MAETAFSHSQIEAPAPGATLAPGWQILRGWVWPKAGRHFVDVRARIAGRAFPAVHGRPRADLAAHFKTGQRYALAEFWVTVELRPGPIEIVLEALEIEGHWTAFQTVSYQVAGERIDQTTPASPRPLKWHDFTRGLDFILRTRRTQPDATWVQLAARLAADLPVVQDQLFPPEPFVGHADEPAAVNRCRFGLLPVVGYLFHRSEKIARLWCTADLQALQPLKLGRATANLVPHFPDYPIAAACGYEGYVDVPAQLSNPVVLRLYAEMPDGSLHLVQVRTTRRHDAELEKYPYAAASAAAFNEALLAWRSALRVRGHAVEFTPQLDADLARLRASYLAETAAAEAVAHPPPSVPHALRCVLLATHNLNLEGAPLFLLDLARYLASEGLQLSVVSAAEGPLRARFAALGAAVQVIDAAPLFSAADEVAAQSALAALATQCDFAAPDIVIGNTFTTFWAVHAAKAAGRPVLYYVHESTSPAAFYGGGLSPAVLTLVESALTAADVVSFTSDATRRYHAWPGHPVRASLTSGWVDIAAIDAWRAAQDRAALRTQLGASPGELLVTNVGTVCDRKGQLAFARSVALFNQRHPALAARTRFVLLGGRDAPYDHFLRDILAGLALPNLVVHPETPDFLGYYFAADLTVCSSHEESSPRVVFEAMACGTPLLASDIPGISEIARHSVEATLVPPGHTPAWADALAALLSSPETMQRQARAARTRVEAEFAATRVLPRHLALARAVASGQPAAS; the protein is encoded by the coding sequence ATGGCCGAAACCGCTTTCAGTCACTCGCAGATCGAGGCGCCCGCTCCCGGCGCGACGCTCGCGCCCGGCTGGCAGATCCTCCGCGGCTGGGTCTGGCCGAAAGCCGGACGCCACTTCGTCGACGTCCGCGCGCGCATCGCTGGCCGCGCCTTTCCCGCCGTGCACGGCCGCCCGCGCGCCGACCTCGCGGCTCATTTCAAAACCGGCCAACGCTACGCGCTCGCGGAGTTTTGGGTGACCGTCGAACTGCGTCCCGGCCCCATCGAGATCGTCCTCGAAGCGCTCGAGATCGAGGGACACTGGACCGCATTCCAAACCGTCAGCTACCAAGTCGCCGGCGAGCGTATCGATCAAACCACGCCCGCCAGCCCGCGTCCGCTCAAGTGGCACGATTTCACCCGCGGCCTCGATTTCATCCTCCGCACCCGCCGCACGCAACCCGACGCCACGTGGGTCCAACTCGCCGCGCGCCTCGCCGCCGATTTGCCCGTCGTGCAGGATCAACTCTTCCCGCCCGAACCCTTCGTCGGCCACGCGGATGAACCGGCCGCGGTGAACCGCTGCCGCTTCGGCCTGCTGCCGGTTGTCGGCTACCTCTTCCACCGCTCGGAAAAGATCGCGCGCCTCTGGTGCACGGCGGACCTCCAGGCGCTGCAACCGCTCAAACTCGGTCGCGCCACCGCGAATCTCGTTCCGCATTTTCCGGATTACCCGATCGCCGCCGCGTGCGGCTACGAAGGCTACGTCGACGTGCCCGCGCAGCTGTCGAATCCCGTCGTGCTGCGCCTCTACGCCGAGATGCCCGACGGCTCGCTGCACCTCGTGCAGGTGCGCACCACGCGCCGCCACGACGCCGAGCTCGAAAAATATCCCTACGCCGCCGCGAGCGCCGCCGCCTTCAACGAAGCGCTGCTCGCGTGGCGCAGCGCGCTGCGCGTCCGCGGACACGCCGTCGAATTCACGCCGCAACTCGACGCCGACCTTGCCCGCCTCCGCGCAAGCTATCTCGCCGAGACCGCCGCCGCCGAAGCCGTCGCGCATCCGCCGCCGAGCGTCCCGCACGCGCTGCGTTGCGTGTTGCTCGCCACGCACAACCTGAATCTCGAAGGCGCGCCGCTCTTCCTGCTTGATCTCGCCCGCTACCTCGCGAGTGAAGGCCTGCAACTCTCCGTCGTCAGCGCCGCCGAAGGCCCGCTCCGCGCGCGCTTCGCCGCCCTCGGCGCCGCCGTGCAGGTGATCGACGCCGCGCCGCTTTTCTCCGCCGCTGATGAAGTCGCCGCGCAAAGCGCCCTCGCCGCACTCGCGACGCAGTGCGACTTCGCCGCGCCGGATATCGTCATCGGCAACACCTTCACGACTTTCTGGGCCGTGCACGCCGCCAAGGCCGCCGGTCGCCCCGTGCTCTACTACGTGCACGAGAGCACCAGTCCCGCCGCGTTCTACGGCGGCGGTCTGTCACCCGCGGTGCTCACGCTCGTCGAGTCCGCCCTCACCGCCGCCGACGTCGTCAGCTTCACTAGCGACGCCACGCGCCGCTACCACGCGTGGCCCGGCCATCCCGTCCGCGCGTCGCTGACCTCCGGCTGGGTCGACATCGCCGCGATCGATGCATGGCGCGCCGCGCAGGATCGCGCCGCGCTTCGCACGCAACTCGGCGCCAGTCCCGGCGAATTACTGGTGACGAACGTCGGCACCGTCTGCGACCGCAAAGGCCAGCTCGCCTTCGCCCGCTCCGTCGCGCTCTTCAACCAGCGCCACCCCGCGCTCGCGGCGCGCACGCGTTTCGTCCTGCTCGGCGGACGCGACGCACCCTACGACCATTTTCTCCGCGACATCCTCGCCGGGCTCGCGCTGCCCAATCTCGTCGTCCACCCGGAGACCCCGGACTTCCTCGGATACTATTTCGCCGCCGATCTCACCGTCTGCTCCAGCCACGAGGAATCCTCACCGCGCGTCGTGTTCGAGGCGATGGCGTGCGGCACCCCTCTGCTCGCCTCCGATATTCCGGGCATCAGTGAAATCGCCCGCCACAGCGTCGAAGCGACGCTCGTGCCACCCGGCCACACACCCGCGTGGGCCGACGCGCTCGCCGCCCTGCTGAGTTCCCCCGAGACGATGCAGCGTCAGGCCCGCGCCGCGCGCACCCGCGTCGAAGCCGAGTTCGCCGCCACCCGCGTCCTGCCGCGCCACCTCGCGCTCGCCAGAGCGGTTGCATCCGGACAACCTGCCGCGTCATGA
- a CDS encoding glycosyltransferase, whose protein sequence is MNEAAGWQFDIEVHPPAWHFPAGPSWLAGWIAVTNDHYPTDLRVWIDHRPFLGLPGLPKPGMDERFLGRAGPPFTGFVAQVTPHRGATQLRIELRNPAGAWREIFRTAITVAAETPAAPALPPLADRLSELLLALIRQHTRFPRQAWSALADEIAANALATPLDTLPNPPFHGALEEPRAIGRITDHRLVVTGWLAHRSEKIRRLTAIVDGRNASPLIHGLARDDVGSVFANLTEGERVQFVGQVDVVPEPGVAALLKIFAELESGEKHLVFAQRFLPHVATGPEFPLPPLSLGVFIRAGWSLRSAAARLQADPGSPVREFSAVRRAWERFREQAPVPRRSYPSITPQIPARRATPLRLLAVTHNLNFEGAPRLLFELLTYHRRETDVVVHVLSPSEGPMRALFAAAGMTVQVVDLEPALRATQPEEFDAALRAVVSLDWSAIDLVVANTVVAFWGVHLAAAAGKPSLLYVHESAPLRRFFSSRPLRLAAERAFQLATHVTFTADASRHIFAQLDPQNRFRVLPTWLNLEAIDAFAAQHTPALLRAKHGVDPRALVVLNLGTVCARKGQHVFVRGAELLGEEWRRQQSDRPLEFVMVGARGDAYQQALQQQVADAGLDCVRFVPETRENFDWLRLADVLVCTSFEESSPRVLLEAAAFRTPIVTTDVNGIPELVTAEEAWLTPPGDARQLAAALRAALTDLLAGDRSHVERARRVVESRFDERVALPQHLALALETAGP, encoded by the coding sequence ATGAACGAAGCCGCCGGCTGGCAGTTCGACATCGAGGTGCACCCGCCTGCTTGGCACTTCCCGGCCGGTCCGTCGTGGCTGGCCGGCTGGATCGCGGTAACCAACGATCACTACCCGACGGACCTTCGGGTCTGGATCGACCATCGTCCCTTTCTCGGCCTGCCGGGTTTGCCAAAGCCGGGCATGGACGAGCGTTTCCTCGGCCGCGCCGGCCCGCCCTTCACCGGCTTCGTCGCGCAGGTCACTCCGCATCGCGGCGCGACGCAGCTGCGGATCGAACTCCGCAATCCAGCCGGCGCGTGGCGCGAAATTTTCCGCACCGCCATCACGGTTGCGGCGGAAACGCCCGCCGCTCCGGCTCTGCCGCCGCTTGCCGATCGCCTTTCCGAACTGCTGCTCGCCCTCATTCGCCAGCACACTCGTTTCCCGCGCCAAGCGTGGTCCGCGCTCGCCGACGAGATTGCCGCCAACGCGCTCGCCACACCGCTCGACACATTGCCCAATCCGCCCTTTCACGGCGCACTGGAAGAGCCGCGCGCCATCGGGCGCATCACCGATCACCGACTCGTCGTCACTGGCTGGCTCGCCCACCGCTCCGAGAAAATCCGGCGCCTCACGGCGATCGTGGATGGCCGCAACGCCTCGCCCCTGATCCACGGTCTCGCCCGCGACGATGTCGGCTCGGTCTTCGCCAACCTGACCGAGGGCGAACGTGTGCAGTTCGTCGGCCAGGTCGACGTCGTCCCCGAGCCCGGGGTTGCCGCGCTACTGAAAATCTTCGCCGAACTCGAGAGCGGCGAGAAGCACCTCGTGTTCGCGCAGCGGTTCCTCCCGCATGTGGCGACCGGTCCCGAGTTTCCCCTGCCGCCGCTTTCGCTCGGCGTTTTCATCCGCGCCGGGTGGTCGCTGCGCTCGGCCGCGGCCCGGCTCCAGGCCGACCCCGGCTCTCCCGTCCGGGAATTCTCCGCCGTGCGCCGCGCTTGGGAACGCTTCCGCGAACAAGCGCCGGTGCCGCGCCGCTCTTATCCTAGCATCACCCCGCAGATCCCGGCGCGGCGCGCCACGCCGCTGCGCCTCCTCGCGGTGACGCACAATCTGAACTTCGAGGGCGCGCCGCGCCTGCTCTTCGAACTGCTGACCTATCATCGCCGCGAGACCGACGTGGTCGTCCACGTGCTCTCGCCGAGCGAAGGACCGATGCGCGCGCTGTTCGCAGCCGCCGGCATGACGGTGCAGGTGGTCGATCTCGAACCGGCACTCCGCGCGACCCAGCCCGAGGAATTCGATGCCGCTCTCCGCGCGGTCGTGTCGCTCGATTGGAGCGCGATCGATCTCGTGGTAGCGAACACCGTGGTGGCATTCTGGGGCGTGCATCTGGCGGCGGCCGCGGGCAAACCGAGCCTGCTTTACGTGCATGAGAGCGCGCCACTCCGGCGCTTTTTCAGCTCCCGCCCGCTGCGCCTCGCCGCGGAGCGCGCGTTCCAACTCGCCACGCACGTGACGTTCACCGCCGACGCCTCGCGCCACATCTTCGCGCAGCTCGACCCGCAAAACCGCTTCCGCGTGCTGCCGACGTGGTTGAACTTGGAGGCGATCGACGCATTTGCCGCGCAGCACACCCCGGCGCTTCTCCGTGCCAAGCACGGCGTCGATCCTCGCGCCCTGGTCGTGCTCAACCTCGGCACCGTTTGCGCCCGCAAGGGCCAGCACGTTTTCGTGCGCGGCGCCGAACTGCTCGGCGAGGAATGGCGGCGGCAGCAATCGGATCGACCGCTCGAGTTCGTCATGGTCGGCGCACGCGGCGACGCCTACCAGCAGGCGCTGCAACAGCAGGTGGCGGACGCCGGACTCGACTGCGTCCGCTTTGTGCCGGAAACCCGCGAGAACTTCGACTGGCTCCGCCTCGCCGACGTGCTCGTGTGCACCAGTTTCGAGGAATCTTCACCGCGCGTGCTGCTCGAAGCGGCGGCTTTTCGCACGCCGATTGTCACTACCGATGTGAACGGCATACCCGAACTCGTCACCGCCGAAGAAGCCTGGCTCACGCCGCCGGGCGATGCGCGGCAACTCGCCGCCGCCCTGCGCGCCGCACTGACGGACCTCCTCGCCGGCGACCGTTCGCACGTCGAACGCGCGCGCCGCGTGGTCGAATCGCGCTTCGACGAGCGCGTGGCGCTGCCGCAACACCTCGCCCTCGCCCTCGAAACCGCCGGCCCCTGA
- a CDS encoding glycosyltransferase family 4 protein: MSSAPGLQFAIEIQPPEWTFPAGQTWIGGWLFAGRDRSVTDLRAWIDGRAFLAIHGLPKPALDPQLLGRAGPPYSGFVLLLEPHRGASLLRLEFRDTSGGWTEFFRTSIRVADDAPGCPPPRPLAATLADAVPALLKLHARQPLQPLAGLADEIVAATLATPLNSLPVPPFQGALEEPRETGWLRYGRLSVNGWLAHRTARIVRISALADAVQESTLRAGLPRPDIAAIFPDLPRIGQSEFRGHVDLPATLSAPALVKVFAELDNGEKHLAFAQRFTPRVIAGADSPLPFFSRRTFGRAVWALLGAARRHGLPRGSAGELLAALRSAWAAYRAEAPLPVGHRRVPGAPALRDTSARPLRVLVATHNLNFEGAPWFIFELARYLAAQPGARVRVVSPQDGPMREVFVRAGMPVDVVDVSAALTAEPPAAFQSALSRAFHPDWNEFDLLIGNTMVTFWAVLAARAAGKPALLYVHESSPVRRFFRPLLPPPLFPLVEDAFRAATNVVFTADSSRLVFDYLNVRDHFRLLPSWVDAARVDAFARTHAAADLRRKHGLDPRAVLLVNIGSVCERKGQHIFVRTAELLRDELCHTYPDRPIQFVMVGARPGPYLDILRSEVDLHGLDNVVFVPETGEIFDFYQLADIFVCTSFEESFPRVLLESAAFARPIVSTNVNGIAEMFGPDEAWLTPPGDRYQLAEAIKQALAAHFAGDRTKATRAREAVLRRYHQDASFPGHLAVAQSAVAGN; the protein is encoded by the coding sequence ATGTCCTCCGCGCCCGGCCTTCAATTCGCGATCGAGATCCAGCCACCGGAGTGGACATTTCCGGCCGGCCAGACGTGGATCGGCGGCTGGCTGTTCGCGGGGCGCGATCGCTCGGTCACCGACCTCCGCGCCTGGATCGACGGCCGCGCCTTCCTCGCCATCCACGGCCTGCCAAAACCCGCGCTCGATCCGCAACTGCTCGGCCGCGCCGGGCCACCCTACTCGGGCTTTGTGCTGTTGCTCGAACCGCACCGCGGCGCCTCGCTGCTCCGCCTCGAATTCCGCGATACCTCCGGCGGCTGGACCGAATTTTTCCGCACCTCCATCCGCGTGGCCGACGACGCGCCCGGCTGTCCCCCGCCACGGCCGCTCGCCGCGACGCTGGCCGACGCCGTGCCCGCGCTGCTCAAGCTCCACGCGCGTCAACCCCTGCAGCCGCTCGCCGGACTCGCCGACGAAATCGTCGCCGCCACGCTCGCCACCCCGCTGAATTCCCTGCCTGTGCCGCCGTTCCAAGGTGCGCTCGAGGAACCGCGCGAAACCGGCTGGCTGCGCTACGGCCGCCTCTCCGTCAACGGCTGGCTCGCCCACCGCACCGCGCGCATCGTGCGCATCTCCGCGCTGGCCGACGCCGTCCAGGAATCGACGCTGCGCGCCGGCCTGCCGCGTCCCGACATCGCGGCGATTTTTCCGGACCTGCCGCGCATCGGGCAATCCGAGTTCCGCGGCCACGTCGACCTGCCCGCCACGCTCAGCGCGCCGGCGTTGGTGAAAGTTTTCGCCGAGCTCGACAACGGCGAGAAGCACCTCGCGTTCGCGCAGCGCTTCACGCCGCGCGTGATCGCAGGCGCGGACAGCCCGCTGCCGTTCTTCTCCCGCCGCACCTTCGGGCGCGCCGTGTGGGCGTTGCTCGGCGCGGCACGCCGGCACGGCCTGCCGCGCGGCTCGGCCGGCGAACTACTCGCAGCGTTGCGCAGTGCGTGGGCGGCTTACCGCGCCGAGGCTCCATTGCCGGTCGGACATCGCCGCGTGCCCGGCGCGCCCGCACTGCGCGACACATCCGCGCGACCGCTGCGCGTGCTCGTCGCGACGCACAATCTGAACTTCGAGGGCGCCCCGTGGTTCATCTTCGAACTCGCGCGCTACCTCGCGGCGCAACCCGGCGCGCGCGTGCGCGTGGTGTCGCCGCAGGACGGGCCGATGCGCGAGGTGTTTGTGCGCGCGGGCATGCCGGTCGACGTCGTCGACGTTTCCGCGGCGCTCACGGCCGAACCCCCCGCCGCGTTCCAGTCGGCGCTGTCGCGCGCCTTTCATCCCGATTGGAATGAATTCGATCTGCTCATCGGCAACACGATGGTGACGTTCTGGGCGGTGCTCGCCGCGCGCGCCGCCGGCAAACCCGCGCTGCTTTACGTCCACGAAAGCTCCCCGGTGCGCCGCTTCTTCCGGCCGCTGTTGCCCCCGCCGCTCTTTCCGCTCGTCGAAGACGCGTTTCGCGCCGCCACGAATGTCGTGTTTACCGCCGACTCGTCGCGGCTGGTGTTCGACTACCTCAACGTCCGCGACCACTTCCGCCTGCTGCCGAGCTGGGTCGACGCGGCGCGCGTCGACGCGTTCGCCCGCACGCACGCGGCCGCCGACCTGCGGCGCAAGCACGGGCTCGATCCGCGTGCGGTGTTGCTCGTCAACATCGGCTCGGTCTGCGAGCGCAAGGGCCAGCACATCTTCGTGCGCACCGCCGAGCTGCTGCGCGACGAGTTGTGCCACACCTATCCCGACCGGCCGATCCAGTTCGTGATGGTCGGTGCGCGACCGGGCCCCTACCTCGACATCCTCCGCAGCGAGGTCGACCTGCACGGCCTCGACAATGTCGTGTTCGTGCCGGAGACGGGCGAGATCTTCGACTTCTACCAGCTGGCGGACATTTTCGTGTGCACGAGTTTCGAGGAATCGTTCCCGCGCGTGCTGCTCGAGTCGGCGGCGTTCGCACGCCCGATCGTCAGCACCAATGTCAACGGCATCGCGGAGATGTTCGGGCCCGACGAGGCGTGGCTCACGCCGCCGGGCGACCGCTACCAACTCGCCGAGGCGATCAAGCAGGCGCTCGCCGCGCACTTCGCCGGCGACCGCACCAAGGCCACCCGCGCCCGCGAGGCGGTGTTGCGCCGCTATCATCAGGACGCGTCGTTCCCCGGCCACCTCGCAGTCGCGCAAAGCGCCGTCGCCGGGAACTGA